The following proteins come from a genomic window of Malus domestica chromosome 02, GDT2T_hap1:
- the LOC103408137 gene encoding RING-H2 finger protein ATL51-like, translating into MGSAGNQNPWAPYDSYKDCSQGICSIYCSKWCYIIGPPPPSLDFTEADDQNHGSPTDLSPLIIAIIGIFASAFILVTYYTVISKYCRRRGSDGARDTNMDSSNPNLVSESWQGSNNGLDESLIKSITVHKYKKGDKLVEGTDCSVCLSEFEENESLRLLPKCSHAFHVPCIDTWLKSHSSCPLCRSNIAAPAIALVPHQQLALPPVEENPQEEVNVSASEYQHRSNENILVVQDNSEEVVSQLESRVSSCEIEQDHGIQQQLRRSVSIADVLHLHDSEDDDEDLENQMGSAQFSMEIGSSKGVDQEQNFKSSNSPRSSGVFSLVKGPLVLKRSTSKGSLVSQGKEGKRIL; encoded by the coding sequence ATGGGCTCTGCAGGAAACCAAAATCCATGGGCACCATATGACTCATACAAAGATTGTTCCCAAGGGATTTGCAGCATCTACTGCTCTAAATGGTGCTATATCATTggccctcctcctccttcacTCGATTTCACCGAAGCCGATGACCAAAACCATGGCTCTCCAACAGATCTCTCTCCTCTCATTATAGCAATCATTGGCATCTTTGCTAGTGCCTTCATTCTAGTCACTTACTACACTGTTATATCCAAATACTGCAGGCGAAGAGGAAGTGATGGAGCTCGAGACACGAACATGGACAGTTCGAATCCAAACCTAGTTAGTGAATCGTGGCAAGGCTCAAATAACGGTCTGGATGAGTCCCTGATCAAGTCTATCACGGTTCACAAGTACAAGAAAGGTGATAAGCTTGTGGAAGGCACAGACTGCTCGGTATGCTTAAGTGAGTTTGAAGAAAATGAGAGCCTGAGGCTGTTGCCGAAATGTAGCCATGCTTTCCATGTTCCTTGCATTGATACTTGGCTCAAATCTCACTCCAGTTGTCCGCTATGTCGTTCAAACATTGCTGCTCCTGCCATTGCTCTTGTTCCTCATCAGCAACTAGCGCTGCCTCCGGTTGAAGAAAATCCACAGGAGGAGGTGAATGTGTCCGCTTCGGAATACCAACATAGGAGTAATGAAAATATTTTGGTGGTTCAAGATAACTCGGAAGAGGTTGTTAGTCAGTTGGAGAGTAGAGTGAGCAGTTGTGAGATTGAACAAGATCATGGGATCCAGCAGCAGTTGAGGAGATCAGTTTCCATTGCTGATGTGTTGCATTTGCATGAtagtgaagatgatgatgaggaCTTGGAAAATCAGATGGGAAGTGCCCAATTTTCCATGGAAATTGGATCATCAAAAGGAGTTGATCAAGAACAGAATTTCAAATCCAGTAACAGCCCTAGAAGTAGTGGAGTTTTCAGCTTGGTAAAGGGTCCTCTTGTGCTGAAGAGATCAACTTCAAAAGGGAGCTTAGTTTCTCAAGGTAAGGAAGGGAAAAGAATTCTGTAA